A portion of the Streptomyces erythrochromogenes genome contains these proteins:
- a CDS encoding alpha/beta hydrolase family protein, with amino-acid sequence MTRRRTAAAALLALLLPIPLAAAGTAVAADAPAASERSRTAVELPRPTGRFAVGREDLHLVDRSRTDPWAGSGPRELMVTMRYPARRDTGTAARYLTREEARLLLVDKGLDQAIPVETLTGTASASRTGARPVAGRYPLVVLSPGFTVHRATLTALAEDLASRGYVVAAVDHAYESVGTAFPGGRVLTCLACDKAQQTGMQAVSDNRARDVSFLLDRLTGPHPAWRHAGIVDRGRIAMAGHSIGGASAIAAMATDPRIRAGVNMDGGNATPVPAAGLGGRPFLLLGAQDRGPGGNASWDRDWPQLDGWKRWITFDGSGHFTFSDFPSIGQQLGLDDPEAPLPGDRSVQLTRRYVGAFLDRHLRGESRPVLDGPSADAPEVRFHTP; translated from the coding sequence ATGACTCGACGCCGAACAGCCGCCGCCGCCTTACTCGCCCTGCTCCTGCCGATCCCGCTCGCCGCCGCCGGCACCGCCGTCGCGGCGGACGCCCCGGCCGCGTCCGAACGCAGCCGCACCGCGGTCGAACTCCCTCGCCCCACCGGCCGGTTCGCGGTCGGCCGGGAAGACCTGCACCTGGTGGACCGCAGCCGGACCGACCCGTGGGCAGGATCGGGGCCGCGCGAACTGATGGTCACCATGCGCTACCCGGCGCGCCGCGACACCGGCACCGCCGCGCGCTACCTCACCCGCGAGGAGGCCCGGCTGCTGCTCGTCGACAAGGGACTGGACCAGGCCATTCCCGTCGAGACCCTGACCGGTACCGCGAGCGCCTCCCGGACCGGCGCCCGCCCCGTCGCCGGCCGGTACCCGCTGGTCGTCCTCTCGCCGGGCTTCACCGTCCACCGCGCCACCCTCACCGCGCTCGCCGAGGACCTGGCCTCCCGCGGCTACGTCGTCGCCGCGGTCGACCACGCGTACGAGAGCGTCGGCACCGCCTTCCCCGGAGGCCGCGTCCTCACCTGCCTGGCCTGCGACAAGGCCCAGCAGACCGGCATGCAGGCGGTCAGCGACAACCGCGCCCGCGACGTGTCCTTCCTGCTGGACCGCCTCACCGGACCCCACCCCGCCTGGCGCCACGCCGGCATCGTCGACCGCGGCCGCATCGCGATGGCGGGCCACTCCATCGGCGGGGCCTCGGCGATCGCCGCGATGGCGACCGACCCGAGGATCCGCGCCGGGGTGAACATGGACGGCGGCAACGCCACGCCCGTACCCGCCGCCGGACTCGGCGGCCGCCCCTTCCTGCTCCTCGGCGCCCAGGACCGCGGCCCCGGCGGCAACGCGAGCTGGGACCGGGACTGGCCGCAGCTCGACGGCTGGAAGCGCTGGATCACCTTCGACGGGTCGGGCCACTTCACCTTCAGCGACTTCCCGTCGATCGGCCAGCAGCTGGGCCTCGACGACCCCGAGGCCCCGCTGCCCGGCGACCGCTCCGTCCAACTGACCCGCCGCTACGTCGGCGCCTTCCTCGACCGGCACCTGCGCGGTGAGTCCCGGCCCGTCCTGGACGGCCCCTCCGCCGACGCGCCGGAGGTCCGCTTCCACACCCCGTAG
- a CDS encoding isopenicillin N synthase family dioxygenase produces MAGSQVPVIDLGPWRSGGPQARARTAARVDEALRAAGFLLVTGHGVDPSLPARIREAARTFFRLPAALKEPYAVTVGGRGWLGPGAEANSYAEGTASPPDLKESWSFAADEPTGDPAVDAEWYRPNTWPQEVPELRPPVTEYLARMRALSDELLELLATALGLAEDHFTRHTGHPTWGFNLNWYPGTETVGTPLPGQFRIGAHTDFGTVTVLDRQLGSGGLQIHTDADGWQDAPFDPAALTVNIGDLMARWTGDRWRAGRHRVLPPPADTPAEELISLVYFYECDAHTRVESLPAPVGRVVHDPVDSHTYLRDKLQAITVPAGTNTSE; encoded by the coding sequence ATGGCCGGATCCCAGGTTCCCGTGATCGATCTCGGGCCGTGGCGGTCCGGCGGCCCGCAGGCGCGCGCCCGTACCGCCGCGCGCGTCGACGAGGCCCTGCGCGCGGCCGGATTCCTGCTCGTGACCGGCCACGGCGTCGACCCCTCGCTCCCGGCCCGGATCCGGGAGGCGGCCCGCACGTTCTTCCGGCTGCCGGCCGCCCTGAAGGAGCCGTACGCCGTCACGGTCGGCGGCCGGGGCTGGCTGGGCCCCGGGGCGGAGGCCAACAGCTACGCCGAAGGCACCGCCTCGCCGCCCGACCTCAAGGAGTCCTGGTCCTTCGCGGCCGACGAACCGACCGGCGACCCCGCCGTGGACGCCGAGTGGTACCGGCCCAACACCTGGCCGCAGGAGGTGCCGGAGCTCCGGCCGCCGGTGACGGAGTACCTGGCCCGGATGCGGGCCCTCTCCGACGAGCTGCTGGAACTCCTCGCCACCGCCCTCGGACTCGCCGAGGACCACTTCACGCGCCACACCGGACACCCCACCTGGGGCTTCAACCTCAACTGGTACCCCGGCACCGAGACCGTCGGCACACCCCTGCCGGGCCAGTTCCGCATCGGCGCCCACACCGACTTCGGCACGGTCACCGTCCTCGACCGGCAGCTCGGCTCGGGAGGCCTCCAGATCCACACCGACGCCGACGGCTGGCAGGACGCACCCTTCGACCCGGCCGCGCTCACCGTCAACATCGGCGACCTGATGGCCCGCTGGACCGGCGACCGCTGGCGGGCCGGCCGCCACCGCGTACTGCCCCCGCCCGCAGACACCCCCGCCGAGGAACTGATCTCGCTCGTCTACTTCTACGAATGCGACGCGCACACCCGGGTGGAATCCCTCCCCGCCCCCGTCGGCCGGGTGGTCCACGACCCCGTCGACTCCCACACCTACCTGAGGGACAAGCTCCAGGCCATCACCGTCCCCGCGGGTACTAATACTTCGGAGTGA
- a CDS encoding VOC family protein translates to MTRDLGTAQRFYRAVAGWRFRPARLGDAFSVAFRDRVPVAGIGALAADLGVAAAWTPYFAVDDADVAVDRIRERTGTIAVGPVSFESGGRAALVADPDGAVFGIWEGNVAADWRAGKGPLPAWLELRTRNALDAAMFYGAVLEWATDRPGCCAVSYEEDQVVLRQNGEPVARLNSGPVELASYSPHTRPRWHVHFRVPRLRPAIEAAVMLGGRMVSDITSNATERWVTLRDPDGALFTLTTEVGADSDEDLARPGLY, encoded by the coding sequence ATGACGCGCGACCTCGGAACGGCCCAGCGCTTCTACCGTGCGGTGGCCGGGTGGCGGTTCCGGCCGGCCCGGCTAGGCGACGCGTTCTCGGTGGCCTTCCGCGACCGGGTCCCGGTGGCGGGCATCGGGGCGCTGGCCGCGGATCTGGGGGTGGCGGCGGCGTGGACCCCGTACTTCGCCGTGGACGACGCCGACGTGGCGGTGGACCGCATCCGGGAGCGGACGGGCACCATCGCGGTCGGTCCGGTGTCTTTCGAGTCCGGCGGCCGCGCGGCCCTCGTCGCCGACCCGGACGGTGCCGTCTTCGGGATCTGGGAGGGCAATGTGGCCGCGGACTGGCGGGCCGGCAAGGGTCCGCTGCCGGCCTGGCTGGAACTGAGGACCAGGAACGCGCTCGACGCGGCGATGTTCTACGGCGCGGTACTGGAATGGGCCACCGACCGCCCGGGCTGCTGCGCGGTCTCCTACGAGGAGGACCAGGTCGTCCTGCGGCAGAACGGCGAACCGGTGGCCCGCCTGAACAGCGGTCCCGTCGAGCTCGCCTCCTACTCGCCGCACACCCGGCCGCGCTGGCACGTGCACTTCCGCGTGCCCAGGCTCCGGCCGGCGATCGAGGCGGCCGTCATGCTCGGGGGCCGCATGGTCTCGGACATCACCTCGAACGCCACGGAGCGGTGGGTGACGCTCCGCGACCCGGACGGGGCGCTCTTCACGCTGACCACCGAGGTCGGGGCGGACTCGGACGAGGACCTCGCCCGGCCGGGCCTGTACTGA
- a CDS encoding xanthine dehydrogenase family protein molybdopterin-binding subunit yields MPAHTALGTAAVRAEGPDKLTGAARYAADHTPPGCAYARPVPATVPRGRVSAVDTAAALRLPGVLAVLTPYDAPRLGPSDDATLQVLQDTAVPHHGWYVALAIADTPEAAQAAAEAVRVDYATEPHDVLLREDHPGARTPEEANGFPAHRERGDPDAALAAAPVRIERTYTVPPLHNHPMEPHAATALWDAEAGRLTVYDSSQGAGTVRTVLASLFGLPQDRITVVSEHVGGGFGCKGTPRPHVVLAVMAARHTGRPVKLVLPRRDLPAAVGHRAPTVQRIGLGARRDGTLTAYTHTVTTHTSRVAEFVEPAAVPGRVMYAVPDSRTTHRVVALDVPTPSWMRAPGEAPGMYALESAMDELADELGMDPIELRIRNEPAAEPDSGRPFSSRHLVECLREGAERFGWASLRTPRRDGPLLAGVGVAAATYPVWIGPSTARAHARPDGSYLVEIDATDLGTGARTVLAQVAADALGVPLASVTAAIGSTGLPPALLAGGSAGTASWGWAVHDACTALAARLARHRGPLPPGGLSASADTTQAAQRKFPYARHAFGAHFADVRVDTVTGEVRVRRMLGVYAAGRILNPATARSQFVGAMIMGLGMALTEHSSVDPVHGDFTECDLASYHVPAHADVPDIEAHWIDEDDPHLNPMGGKGIGEIGIVGVAAAIGNAVSRATGRRLRELPLTPDRVLAALG; encoded by the coding sequence ATGCCCGCGCACACCGCCCTCGGCACCGCCGCCGTCCGCGCCGAGGGCCCGGACAAGCTCACCGGCGCCGCACGCTACGCCGCCGACCACACCCCGCCCGGCTGCGCCTACGCCCGCCCCGTCCCCGCCACCGTCCCGCGCGGCCGCGTCAGCGCCGTGGACACGGCCGCGGCCCTGCGCCTGCCCGGCGTCCTCGCCGTCCTCACCCCGTACGACGCGCCCCGCCTCGGCCCGTCGGACGACGCCACGCTCCAGGTCCTCCAGGACACCGCCGTCCCGCACCACGGCTGGTACGTGGCCCTCGCGATCGCCGATACCCCGGAGGCCGCCCAGGCCGCCGCCGAAGCCGTACGCGTCGACTACGCCACCGAACCCCACGACGTGCTCCTGCGCGAGGACCACCCCGGCGCACGCACCCCCGAGGAGGCCAACGGGTTCCCCGCCCACCGCGAACGCGGCGACCCCGACGCGGCCCTCGCCGCCGCCCCCGTACGGATCGAGCGCACCTACACCGTGCCGCCGCTGCACAACCACCCGATGGAGCCGCACGCGGCCACCGCCCTCTGGGACGCCGAGGCCGGCCGGCTGACCGTGTACGACTCCAGCCAGGGCGCCGGCACCGTCCGCACGGTGCTCGCCTCCCTCTTCGGCCTGCCGCAGGACCGGATCACCGTCGTCTCCGAACACGTCGGCGGCGGATTCGGCTGCAAGGGCACCCCGCGCCCGCACGTCGTCCTGGCCGTCATGGCCGCCCGGCACACCGGACGCCCCGTCAAACTCGTCCTGCCGCGACGCGACCTGCCGGCCGCGGTCGGGCACCGCGCCCCCACCGTGCAGCGGATCGGCCTGGGAGCGCGCCGCGACGGCACCCTCACCGCCTACACCCACACGGTCACCACCCACACCTCCCGCGTGGCGGAGTTCGTCGAACCGGCCGCCGTCCCCGGCCGCGTCATGTACGCCGTCCCCGACAGCCGCACCACCCACCGGGTCGTCGCCCTCGACGTGCCCACCCCTTCCTGGATGCGGGCCCCCGGGGAGGCCCCCGGCATGTACGCCCTGGAATCGGCCATGGACGAACTGGCCGACGAGCTCGGCATGGACCCCATCGAGCTGCGGATCCGCAACGAGCCCGCCGCCGAGCCGGACAGCGGCCGCCCCTTCAGCAGCCGCCACCTCGTCGAGTGCCTGCGCGAGGGTGCCGAACGGTTCGGCTGGGCCTCCCTGCGCACCCCGCGCCGCGACGGACCGCTGCTGGCCGGGGTGGGCGTGGCCGCCGCCACCTACCCCGTCTGGATCGGCCCCTCCACCGCCCGGGCCCACGCCCGCCCCGACGGCAGCTACCTCGTCGAGATCGACGCCACCGACCTGGGGACCGGCGCCCGCACCGTCCTCGCCCAGGTGGCCGCCGACGCCCTGGGCGTGCCCCTCGCGTCCGTGACGGCCGCCATCGGCAGCACCGGCCTGCCCCCGGCCCTGCTGGCCGGCGGCTCCGCCGGCACGGCCTCCTGGGGCTGGGCGGTCCACGATGCCTGCACCGCGCTCGCCGCCCGGCTGGCCCGCCACCGGGGTCCGCTGCCGCCCGGGGGGCTGTCGGCGTCCGCCGACACCACGCAGGCCGCCCAGCGCAAGTTCCCGTACGCCCGCCACGCCTTCGGTGCCCACTTCGCCGACGTACGCGTCGACACGGTCACCGGGGAGGTGCGCGTGCGCCGCATGCTCGGCGTGTACGCGGCCGGCCGCATCCTGAACCCGGCGACCGCGCGCTCCCAGTTCGTCGGCGCCATGATCATGGGCCTGGGCATGGCCCTGACCGAGCACAGCTCCGTCGACCCCGTCCACGGCGATTTCACCGAGTGCGACCTGGCGTCCTACCACGTGCCCGCGCACGCCGACGTGCCCGACATCGAGGCGCACTGGATCGACGAGGACGACCCGCACCTGAACCCGATGGGCGGCAAGGGCATCGGCGAGATCGGCATCGTCGGCGTGGCCGCCGCGATCGGCAACGCCGTCAGCCGCGCCACGGGCCGCAGGCTGCGCGAACTGCCCCTCACCCCGGACCGGGTCCTGGCCGCCCTCGGCTGA
- a CDS encoding FAD binding domain-containing protein, giving the protein MKPFGYVRAGSLREATGAYAAHPDPRYLGGGTNLVDLMKLGVETPATLIDISRLPLDAVEERSGGGLRLGATARNSDVAAHPLVRTRYPLVARALLAGASGQLRNIATTGGNLLQRTRCPYFQDVSKACNKRRPGTGCAARDGVHREHAVLGHSAHCIATHPSDLAVALAALDADIELYGGGDGDAGDGTGATGGIRTVAAQSFHRLPGDHPEQDTVIRPGEILTAVLLPAPVPGAVSLYRKARDRASYAFALASVAAVLDLDPATGRVRHVALAFGGLAHRPWRATTAEQELTGAVLDTGTVRRAVDAELDRARPLRDNAHKVVLARNLARDALATLAELAATSRRAP; this is encoded by the coding sequence ATGAAGCCCTTCGGCTACGTCCGGGCCGGCAGCCTGCGCGAGGCGACCGGGGCCTACGCCGCCCACCCGGACCCCCGCTACCTCGGCGGCGGCACCAACCTCGTTGACCTCATGAAACTGGGCGTCGAAACCCCCGCCACCCTCATCGACATCTCCCGGCTGCCGCTGGACGCCGTGGAGGAGCGGTCCGGCGGCGGCCTGCGCCTCGGAGCCACCGCCCGCAACAGCGACGTCGCCGCCCACCCCCTCGTACGGACCCGCTACCCGCTCGTCGCCCGGGCCCTGCTCGCCGGCGCGTCCGGCCAGCTGCGCAACATCGCCACCACCGGCGGCAACCTGCTCCAGCGCACCCGCTGCCCGTACTTCCAGGACGTGTCCAAGGCCTGCAACAAGCGGCGGCCGGGCACCGGCTGCGCCGCCCGGGACGGCGTCCACCGCGAACACGCCGTCCTCGGGCACTCCGCGCACTGCATCGCCACCCACCCCTCCGACCTGGCCGTGGCCCTCGCCGCGCTCGACGCCGACATCGAGCTGTACGGCGGCGGTGACGGCGACGCGGGCGACGGCACCGGCGCCACCGGCGGCATCCGGACCGTCGCCGCCCAAAGCTTCCACCGGCTGCCAGGCGACCATCCCGAGCAGGACACCGTCATCCGCCCCGGGGAAATCCTCACCGCCGTGCTCCTGCCCGCCCCCGTGCCCGGCGCCGTCTCCCTGTACCGCAAGGCCCGCGACCGGGCCTCCTACGCCTTCGCACTGGCCTCGGTCGCCGCGGTCCTCGACCTCGACCCGGCAACCGGCCGCGTACGGCACGTCGCCCTCGCCTTCGGCGGGCTCGCCCACCGGCCCTGGCGGGCCACCACGGCCGAGCAGGAGCTGACCGGGGCCGTCCTCGACACGGGCACCGTCCGGCGAGCGGTCGACGCCGAACTCGACCGGGCCAGGCCCCTGCGCGACAACGCCCACAAGGTCGTCCTCGCCCGCAACCTCGCCCGCGACGCGCTCGCCACGCTCGCGGAACTCGCCGCGACCTCCCGCCGTGCACCGTAG
- a CDS encoding (2Fe-2S)-binding protein: protein MSRTDPTEHAAPATSSPVTLRVNGTEHVVGADHRVTLLDLLREHLGLTGPKKGCDHGQCGACTVLLDGRRANSCLLLAVAQDGAEVTTVEGLAATAPGGGPHPLQRAFLRRDAFQCGFCTPGQLCSAVGALAEAAAGHPSAVTSAEALAEPGRPVEPTAPEIRERLSGNLCRCGAYPAIVRAVADTAAAVVPAGGAA from the coding sequence GTGAGCCGAACCGACCCCACCGAGCACGCCGCACCCGCCACCAGCAGCCCCGTCACCCTTCGGGTCAACGGCACCGAGCACGTCGTGGGCGCCGACCACCGCGTCACCCTCCTCGACCTGCTGCGCGAACACCTGGGCCTCACCGGGCCGAAGAAGGGATGCGACCACGGCCAGTGCGGTGCCTGCACCGTGCTCCTCGACGGGCGGCGGGCCAACAGCTGCCTGCTCCTGGCGGTCGCCCAGGACGGCGCGGAGGTCACCACGGTGGAGGGCCTCGCCGCCACCGCCCCCGGAGGCGGCCCGCACCCGCTCCAGCGGGCCTTCCTCCGGCGCGACGCCTTCCAGTGCGGCTTCTGCACGCCCGGCCAGCTGTGCTCCGCCGTCGGGGCGCTCGCCGAGGCCGCCGCCGGCCACCCCTCGGCCGTCACCTCCGCCGAAGCCCTCGCCGAGCCCGGCCGTCCGGTGGAGCCGACCGCGCCGGAGATCAGGGAACGGCTCAGCGGCAACCTGTGCCGGTGCGGCGCCTACCCGGCCATCGTCCGGGCCGTGGCCGACACCGCGGCCGCGGTCGTGCCCGCCGGCGGCGCCGCATGA
- a CDS encoding DUF6381 family protein has protein sequence MSVSGESRGRSQQMRTKAKELNEAAERSTDPEERRRLKEKARRLQEQSEQESRMDDRGMDPM, from the coding sequence ATGAGCGTTTCAGGCGAGTCCCGCGGCCGGTCCCAGCAGATGCGCACGAAGGCCAAGGAGCTGAACGAGGCCGCCGAGCGGTCCACCGATCCGGAGGAGCGCCGCCGGCTGAAGGAGAAGGCCCGCCGTCTCCAGGAGCAGAGCGAGCAGGAGAGCCGGATGGACGACCGGGGCATGGACCCCATGTAG
- a CDS encoding TIGR03086 family metal-binding protein: MTVDGFKLLADAHDYLLTAVRGVPAEAWADPTPCTEWTVRQVLNHARLDQQALVMQITGAAPESDPFEPEDATAGDPVAELAAVLEATAAAWESRRDDESVPTPMGPMPADVGTAAAALDAGIHAWDIARATGQDLPLTEEMAEALEDIAARIVDFVRDSFGKYAPPLVLPEGASRAEKLLAFTGRDPRWSR; encoded by the coding sequence ATGACCGTCGACGGTTTCAAACTGCTCGCTGACGCACACGACTACCTGCTCACCGCCGTCCGCGGCGTCCCCGCCGAAGCGTGGGCGGATCCGACGCCGTGCACCGAGTGGACGGTGCGTCAGGTACTGAACCACGCGCGCCTGGACCAGCAGGCGCTGGTCATGCAGATCACGGGCGCAGCCCCCGAGAGCGACCCATTCGAGCCCGAGGACGCGACGGCCGGCGACCCGGTCGCGGAACTGGCGGCGGTGCTGGAGGCAACCGCCGCGGCGTGGGAGTCGAGGAGGGACGACGAGAGCGTGCCCACCCCGATGGGGCCGATGCCCGCCGATGTCGGCACGGCCGCCGCGGCGCTCGACGCCGGCATCCACGCCTGGGACATCGCCCGGGCCACCGGTCAGGACCTGCCGCTGACCGAGGAGATGGCCGAGGCCCTGGAGGACATCGCGGCGAGGATCGTCGACTTCGTCCGCGACTCCTTCGGCAAGTACGCGCCGCCGCTGGTCCTCCCGGAGGGGGCGAGCCGCGCGGAGAAGCTCCTCGCGTTCACCGGGCGGGACCCCCGTTGGTCGCGCTGA
- a CDS encoding M64 family metallopeptidase → MVCASAALVAAGPAGPADAADGPARTRVEVEIPGPEQGGDAGSGHALVPAAGSPAKSAGRLTEAERSADGEVTKMIDNGSTADRLDVVVIGDGYTAAELPRFHADAEQKWAEVAAVEPYTTYRGLFNVWTVDAVSRESGVSGDPDPATVRDTALGSYFWCGDIERLLCIDQPKVDAYVAKAPEADLVIVLANSAKYGGAGYNEPSAALGYEGISTASAGHPKSGQVAIHETGHSLGKLADEYFYPGVPDYEKYTGPEPGESNSSGLTADRMAAQRAKWYRWLGEESPDGGTVGAYEGGNYYVTGLYRPTDNSLMRVLGKPFNLPGVEAMIAGFYQHARIATAVTPTDRTLRLRNKAKVAVPRLSGADGRQLVVRWYLDGRELKLFEGRTEVSVAELWLFDLRTHRLSVTAEDRTPSVRDPKTVRTLRSTVEWKVRL, encoded by the coding sequence ATGGTCTGCGCGAGCGCGGCGCTCGTGGCGGCAGGCCCGGCGGGCCCGGCGGACGCTGCGGACGGCCCGGCCAGGACCCGGGTGGAGGTCGAGATCCCCGGGCCCGAACAGGGCGGCGACGCCGGATCCGGGCACGCCCTGGTACCGGCGGCCGGCAGCCCCGCGAAGAGCGCGGGCCGGCTCACCGAGGCCGAGCGGTCGGCCGACGGCGAGGTCACCAAGATGATCGACAACGGCTCCACCGCGGACCGCCTCGACGTCGTCGTCATCGGCGACGGCTACACCGCGGCCGAACTGCCGCGCTTCCACGCGGACGCCGAGCAGAAGTGGGCCGAGGTGGCCGCCGTCGAGCCGTACACCACGTACCGCGGCCTCTTCAACGTCTGGACGGTCGACGCGGTCTCCCGCGAATCGGGCGTCTCCGGCGATCCCGACCCGGCCACGGTCCGCGACACCGCCCTCGGCTCGTACTTCTGGTGCGGGGACATCGAGCGGCTGCTCTGCATCGACCAGCCCAAGGTCGACGCGTACGTGGCGAAGGCGCCGGAGGCCGACCTGGTCATCGTCCTGGCCAACAGCGCGAAGTACGGGGGAGCGGGCTACAACGAGCCCAGTGCCGCCCTCGGCTACGAGGGGATATCGACCGCGTCGGCCGGCCACCCGAAGTCCGGCCAGGTCGCCATCCACGAGACGGGCCACTCGCTGGGCAAGCTCGCCGACGAGTACTTCTACCCGGGCGTCCCGGACTACGAGAAGTACACCGGGCCCGAACCCGGCGAATCCAACAGCTCGGGCCTGACCGCCGACCGGATGGCCGCGCAGCGGGCCAAGTGGTACCGGTGGCTCGGAGAGGAGTCGCCCGACGGCGGCACGGTCGGGGCGTACGAGGGCGGCAACTACTACGTGACGGGGCTGTACCGGCCCACCGACAACTCCCTGATGCGGGTCCTGGGCAAGCCCTTCAACCTGCCCGGCGTCGAGGCGATGATCGCCGGGTTCTACCAGCACGCGCGGATCGCCACGGCGGTCACGCCGACGGACCGGACCCTGCGGCTGCGCAACAAGGCGAAGGTGGCCGTCCCGAGGCTGTCCGGCGCGGACGGCCGCCAGCTCGTGGTCCGCTGGTACCTGGACGGCAGGGAGCTCAAGCTGTTCGAGGGCCGCACCGAGGTGTCGGTGGCGGAACTGTGGCTGTTCGACCTGCGGACCCACCGCCTGTCGGTGACGGCCGAGGACCGCACACCGTCGGTCCGCGACCCGAAGACCGTCCGCACGCTCCGCTCCACGGTGGAATGGAAGGTTCGGCTGTAG
- a CDS encoding helix-turn-helix domain-containing protein, whose translation MDEPGEIGRRVQRMRVERGLTQKQLAHPSYTSAYVSTLESGKVRPSETALRFLAGRLGTSYEELATGRPAHLATELRLALTDAQRTLATGAADEAAVRYRGLLAEAEELGLVPEQAQARLGLGECALESGELPAAIGHFEEAERLLADEPLPRRARPLRGRAVAHLLAGELRYACYLLESAIDELGASGLADPDALVLLHAAVIGPYMDMGAHARAAHSAELALALAPQVSDPALVAGMHRQVARTFLAEGRMADADASLAKAQAIYGHLQLRTDLAHCHWMRGYVLAQNGELGTAERELRTARDMLSARRAGLYTAQVEVELADVLRRLGRHEEAAGLLAALLELGNSHGAVHAGGAHRLLGLMAEERGETESAEEHYVQALALLERSGATGDLADLCRLLGDLLRRTGRVEAAMDAYRTGLGHRAAPGTTTLGPAPSAAFRPARVSGSRWDADRAE comes from the coding sequence ATGGACGAACCGGGCGAGATCGGTCGCAGGGTTCAGCGCATGCGCGTCGAACGCGGGCTGACCCAGAAGCAGTTGGCGCACCCGTCCTACACCTCGGCCTACGTCTCCACCCTGGAGTCGGGCAAGGTGCGCCCCTCCGAGACCGCGCTGCGCTTCCTCGCCGGCCGCCTGGGCACGTCGTACGAGGAGCTGGCCACCGGACGCCCCGCCCACCTGGCTACCGAGCTGCGGCTCGCCCTCACCGACGCGCAGCGCACGCTCGCCACGGGCGCGGCCGACGAGGCCGCCGTGCGCTACCGCGGCCTGCTCGCCGAGGCCGAGGAACTCGGGCTCGTCCCCGAGCAGGCGCAGGCCCGGCTCGGCCTCGGCGAGTGCGCGCTCGAGTCCGGTGAACTGCCCGCCGCGATCGGCCACTTCGAGGAGGCCGAACGCCTCCTGGCCGACGAACCGCTACCGCGCCGCGCCCGGCCCCTGCGCGGCCGGGCCGTGGCGCACCTGCTCGCCGGCGAGCTGCGCTACGCCTGCTACCTCCTGGAGTCCGCCATCGACGAGCTGGGCGCGAGCGGACTGGCCGATCCCGACGCGCTGGTCCTGCTGCACGCCGCGGTGATCGGGCCGTACATGGACATGGGCGCCCATGCGCGCGCCGCCCACTCGGCGGAGCTCGCGCTCGCCCTGGCACCGCAGGTCAGCGATCCGGCGCTGGTGGCGGGCATGCACCGGCAGGTGGCGCGGACCTTCCTCGCCGAGGGGCGGATGGCCGACGCCGATGCCTCCCTGGCGAAGGCGCAGGCGATCTACGGCCACCTGCAGCTGCGCACGGATCTGGCGCACTGCCACTGGATGCGCGGCTACGTACTGGCGCAGAACGGTGAACTCGGTACGGCCGAGCGGGAGCTGCGCACGGCCCGGGACATGCTGTCGGCCCGGCGGGCCGGCCTCTACACGGCCCAGGTGGAGGTGGAGCTGGCGGACGTACTGCGCCGGCTGGGCCGGCACGAGGAGGCCGCGGGGCTGCTCGCGGCGCTGCTGGAGCTGGGCAACAGCCACGGCGCCGTGCACGCCGGCGGCGCGCACCGGCTCCTCGGCCTGATGGCCGAGGAGCGCGGTGAGACGGAGTCCGCCGAGGAGCACTACGTCCAGGCGCTGGCGCTGCTGGAGCGCAGCGGGGCGACGGGCGATCTCGCCGACCTGTGCCGGCTCCTGGGCGATCTGCTGCGGCGTACGGGCCGGGTCGAGGCGGCCATGGACGCGTACCGCACGGGTCTGGGGCACCGGGCGGCGCCGGGCACCACCACCCTGGGCCCGGCACCCTCGGCCGCGTTCCGGCCCGCCCGGGTCAGTGGTTCTCGGTGGGACGCAGATCGCGCGGAATGA